One stretch of Pseudomonadota bacterium DNA includes these proteins:
- a CDS encoding DUF2339 domain-containing protein: protein MSIVSILIGMVIGIAIFSSRETWLIGGIGGGMIAYLITNILLLQDRVATLEKKFRTATERKTVAQKIAPPAVSPKPAVSQPELEFEIEGDLSIRQKPLPAAIRTQAPAQPAATGKKAPSPATTEKDRAHQIEWLDIITSYFTGGNVVVRVGVIVLFFGVGFLLKYSVERNMIPIEFRLASICLGGIAMLIIGWRLRHSKTTYALILQGGGVGVLYLTTFAALKLYALIPIWLALVLLVALPFFSGTLAIIQNARSLAVIGIIGGFLAPVLTSTGGGSHVVLFSYYALLNGGIVLVAWFKSWRELNLVGFVFTFVIGALWGSRSFQPELFATTEPFLVLFFCFYVALGLLFARNQPLQHKGYIDCTMVFGTPIICFGLQTALVKPYEYGLAWSALGMGGLYASLAWLVFRKGNAAMRTMIESFMALGVVFGTIAIPLALDGRWTAAAWALEGSAVIWIAIRQDRQIARIFGILLQLLAGFSFLSAMNGPTGAMAVINGFYLGCLAVAAGAFFSSICLYRSDSRIKTALMESRLLLCWALLWWFGAGIHEIDIFVWHKYKPAVVLAFWSSSTLASFMAAEKFLWTDLRHVYKSLLPVMILAAGFWMVEFFSRPSIHFGYLLWPLAFATQYTLLYLDREHCDIRLLKIVHPATILLLIFLLSWEACWWTDHLVHGPGIWPLVTLALIPTFYLMLLTRCHGSLPWPVSAYRETYLYHAMGLVFLYLSAGSILTNIASKGNPWPLPYIPFLNPLDLTQIMVLITVVYWILVLQTRMNIQPFAINQRRLIVGSGAFIFFWLNAVLIRTLHYWGKVPFNSHQMMHSDLTQTSLSIFWTLSALAVMKWASRKSHRSVWMVGAALVGIVVLKLFTLDLANTGTVERIVSFLGVGVICLVIGYLAPLPDVAQVEK from the coding sequence ATGTCCATTGTTTCCATCTTGATCGGCATGGTGATCGGAATTGCAATTTTTTCCAGCAGGGAAACCTGGCTTATCGGCGGCATTGGCGGCGGCATGATCGCCTACCTCATTACCAATATTCTGCTTCTTCAGGACCGGGTCGCCACCCTGGAAAAGAAATTCCGCACCGCAACAGAAAGAAAAACTGTTGCGCAAAAAATCGCACCTCCTGCAGTTTCGCCGAAACCTGCTGTCTCTCAACCGGAACTTGAGTTTGAAATTGAGGGCGATCTCAGTATCCGGCAAAAACCTCTACCCGCTGCCATCCGCACCCAAGCGCCCGCCCAACCTGCAGCAACCGGGAAGAAGGCGCCCTCTCCGGCAACAACAGAAAAAGACCGGGCCCACCAGATTGAATGGCTGGATATTATCACTTCATATTTCACCGGCGGCAATGTGGTGGTGCGGGTCGGAGTGATTGTCCTCTTCTTCGGGGTCGGCTTTCTGCTCAAATATTCAGTGGAACGGAACATGATCCCGATCGAGTTTCGGCTCGCCTCCATCTGCCTTGGCGGCATTGCCATGCTGATCATCGGCTGGCGGCTGCGGCACAGCAAAACAACCTACGCTCTCATTCTGCAGGGGGGCGGAGTCGGCGTCCTCTACCTGACCACCTTCGCGGCCCTGAAACTCTATGCCCTGATCCCGATCTGGCTGGCCCTGGTTTTGCTCGTTGCCCTGCCGTTTTTCTCCGGCACCCTGGCGATCATCCAGAACGCCCGTTCTCTGGCGGTGATCGGCATCATCGGCGGCTTTCTCGCCCCGGTCCTTACTTCCACGGGCGGCGGCAGCCATGTGGTCCTTTTCAGCTATTATGCCCTCCTGAACGGTGGCATTGTGCTCGTCGCCTGGTTCAAGTCCTGGCGGGAACTGAATCTGGTCGGCTTTGTCTTCACCTTTGTGATCGGTGCCCTCTGGGGAAGCCGCTCCTTTCAGCCGGAACTCTTTGCCACCACTGAACCTTTCCTGGTCCTTTTCTTCTGTTTCTATGTTGCCTTAGGCCTCCTCTTTGCGAGGAACCAGCCCCTGCAGCACAAGGGGTATATCGACTGCACAATGGTCTTCGGCACTCCGATCATCTGCTTCGGCCTGCAGACGGCGCTGGTCAAACCATACGAATACGGGTTGGCCTGGTCCGCCCTCGGCATGGGTGGGCTCTACGCCTCGCTCGCCTGGCTGGTCTTCAGGAAAGGCAACGCGGCGATGCGGACCATGATCGAATCCTTCATGGCCCTGGGCGTGGTCTTCGGGACCATCGCCATCCCACTCGCTCTCGATGGCCGCTGGACCGCCGCAGCCTGGGCCCTGGAAGGATCGGCGGTGATCTGGATCGCCATCCGCCAGGACCGGCAGATTGCCCGGATCTTCGGGATTCTCCTGCAGCTTCTGGCCGGCTTCTCGTTCCTGAGCGCAATGAACGGCCCCACCGGTGCCATGGCGGTAATCAACGGGTTCTATCTGGGTTGTCTTGCTGTTGCGGCGGGCGCTTTTTTCAGCAGTATCTGTCTGTACCGGAGTGACTCACGGATCAAAACCGCCCTCATGGAAAGCCGCCTCCTGCTTTGCTGGGCGCTGCTCTGGTGGTTCGGGGCCGGGATCCATGAGATCGACATTTTTGTCTGGCACAAATACAAACCGGCGGTCGTCCTCGCCTTCTGGTCTTCCTCAACCCTTGCAAGTTTTATGGCCGCAGAGAAATTTTTGTGGACCGACCTCAGGCATGTTTACAAAAGCCTCCTGCCGGTGATGATTCTGGCCGCCGGTTTCTGGATGGTCGAGTTTTTTTCGCGCCCTTCCATCCATTTCGGTTATCTTCTCTGGCCGCTTGCCTTCGCCACCCAGTACACCCTGCTGTATCTCGACCGGGAACATTGCGACATCCGTTTATTGAAAATAGTTCACCCGGCCACCATACTCCTCCTCATCTTCCTGTTGTCCTGGGAAGCCTGCTGGTGGACGGACCATCTGGTCCACGGCCCCGGAATCTGGCCGCTGGTGACCCTGGCCCTGATCCCGACCTTCTATCTGATGCTCCTGACCCGTTGCCATGGTTCTCTCCCCTGGCCGGTATCGGCCTATCGGGAAACGTATCTCTATCACGCCATGGGTTTGGTTTTCCTCTATCTTTCCGCGGGTTCAATACTGACAAACATCGCCAGCAAGGGAAATCCCTGGCCCCTGCCCTACATTCCATTTCTCAATCCCCTGGACCTCACCCAGATCATGGTGCTGATCACCGTGGTCTACTGGATTCTCGTTCTGCAGACCCGGATGAATATCCAGCCGTTCGCCATCAATCAGCGGCGGCTGATCGTCGGGAGCGGAGCGTTCATATTTTTCTGGCTGAACGCTGTCCTGATCCGGACCCTTCACTATTGGGGCAAGGTCCCGTTCAATTCCCATCAGATGATGCACTCCGACCTGACCCAGACCTCGCTGTCGATCTTCTGGACCCTTTCCGCCCTGGCGGTGATGAAATGGGCCAGCCGGAAATCGCACCGCAGCGTCTGGATGGTCGGCGCGGCGCTGGTCGGCATCGTGGTATTGAAACTCTTCACCCTGGACCTCGCCAACACCGGGACGGTGGAGCGGATCGTCTCCTTTCTCGGAGTCGGGGTCATCTGCCTGGTCATCGGCTATCTCGCCCCCCTCCCTGATGTAGCTCAAGTTGAGAAGTGA
- a CDS encoding DUF3999 domain-containing protein, which yields MNKTLIFTVAAIVSFTITPRPLPAASPPTPEMFAYGMVLEAPEGNAFYEFDLPLDVYKAATGTDLHDIRIFNATGTVVPHVLYQPELRSQRQHAIEEQLPFFPVMAPASSSADEITVHVEKNAQGSIVDVKAGNGDSRSFVDQKIVSYLIDCSSLKGKAVSALELEWSDNQADFMGSVIVEASSDLNRWQKIATGTIARLGYGTYRLDRKKIPLSGTGKAYLRLSWPHSQEALSLTGVRALAESTQTVNRPGYRWTLVTATPLSGKPGQYTIDTGGFLPADRINIRLQDKNSMAAVKLFSGPSAEKNNTSEQWRGLLYNLEYQGAAIHNSAINVRGSASRFWLLTYDESETAPNNPPLLEFGWQPHRLIFLAQGTGPFQIAYGSGAVSRPDFKVDPLLRKYQQGSGMIKPDLITPGPQYVLAGSERLKSPRSLPWKKYILWASLFAGVLAIGWMSVTLFRQLQAGDQKGQSDDGEEA from the coding sequence ATGAACAAAACCCTGATATTTACCGTAGCCGCCATCGTCAGCTTCACGATCACCCCGCGACCGTTGCCGGCTGCATCCCCGCCGACTCCCGAGATGTTCGCCTACGGCATGGTGCTTGAGGCCCCGGAAGGAAACGCCTTCTACGAATTCGATCTGCCGCTGGATGTGTACAAGGCTGCCACCGGCACCGATCTGCACGACATCAGGATCTTTAACGCCACGGGGACGGTTGTGCCCCATGTCCTCTACCAACCGGAACTTCGTTCACAACGGCAGCATGCGATCGAGGAACAGCTGCCCTTTTTCCCCGTAATGGCCCCGGCAAGCAGTTCCGCGGACGAGATCACCGTCCACGTCGAAAAAAATGCGCAGGGCTCAATCGTTGATGTGAAGGCGGGAAACGGTGACAGCCGGTCCTTCGTCGACCAGAAGATCGTTTCCTACCTGATCGACTGCAGCAGTCTGAAAGGCAAGGCGGTCAGCGCCCTTGAGCTGGAATGGTCCGACAACCAGGCGGATTTCATGGGCTCGGTCATTGTTGAGGCGAGCAGCGATCTCAACCGCTGGCAGAAAATCGCCACCGGCACCATCGCCAGGCTGGGCTACGGAACCTACCGCCTCGACCGGAAAAAAATCCCTCTCTCCGGAACCGGCAAAGCCTACCTGCGCTTGAGCTGGCCCCATAGCCAGGAAGCCCTTTCCCTGACCGGGGTGCGGGCGCTTGCCGAGTCAACCCAGACCGTCAACCGGCCCGGTTATCGCTGGACGTTAGTGACCGCAACCCCCCTTTCAGGAAAACCGGGCCAATACACGATCGACACGGGAGGTTTTCTCCCGGCCGACCGGATCAATATCCGGCTCCAGGACAAGAACTCGATGGCGGCGGTAAAATTATTCTCCGGCCCTTCCGCCGAAAAAAACAATACCAGCGAGCAGTGGCGCGGGCTGCTTTACAATCTGGAGTACCAGGGCGCCGCCATCCACAATTCGGCCATCAACGTCCGGGGAAGCGCCTCGCGCTTCTGGCTATTGACCTATGATGAAAGTGAAACCGCGCCAAACAATCCACCGTTGCTGGAATTCGGCTGGCAGCCCCATCGGTTGATCTTTCTCGCCCAGGGCACGGGACCGTTCCAGATCGCTTATGGTTCAGGCGCCGTTTCCCGTCCCGACTTCAAGGTGGACCCCCTGCTCCGGAAATACCAGCAGGGCTCGGGGATGATCAAACCGGACCTGATCACCCCCGGCCCCCAATACGTACTCGCGGGCAGCGAGAGGTTAAAGTCACCTCGCAGCCTGCCCTGGAAAAAATATATTCTCTGGGCCTCTCTTTTTGCCGGAGTTCTGGCCATCGGCTGGATGTCGGTGACACTTTTCCGGCAGCTTCAGGCGGGAGACCAGAAGGGGCAATCGGATGATGGGGAAGAGGCCTGA